A genomic window from Streptomyces sp. HUAS YS2 includes:
- a CDS encoding extracellular solute-binding protein, whose protein sequence is MPRARAAVRLGAVVVAGVLIAACGSGGSGGSDDAGGDITLTVDLFGSFGYQEAGLYAAYEASHPGVKIKQTDTEDEQDYWKSLQTRLAGGAGLADVQAVEVGRIASVTSQQADKFEDLNQHGAASLKSSFAAAKWSAATTGDGRVLGLGTDVGPEAMCYRTDLLRQAGLPTDRATLAQRWSTWDGYLELGRQYRAKAPAKSAWLDSVGSLFTVMIGQEKERYYNASGDLVYDSNPAVKTAWDTSVRAARDGLSAKLDQWSPQWNQAFAAGSFATLPCPAWMLGYIKGQAGDSGKGKWDVAKLPGGAGNWGGSYLTVPRAAKHKKEAYQLIAWLTAPEQQAKLFRKQGNFPSSTGAIDAIADATDPYFSGAPIGQIFGEAAKAAPVQVLGVHDKNVADQITNALSEVERKGTAPDKAWSNARKGVANATG, encoded by the coding sequence ATGCCCAGAGCCAGAGCCGCCGTCCGACTCGGCGCGGTCGTCGTCGCCGGGGTGCTCATCGCCGCCTGCGGATCCGGGGGCTCGGGAGGGTCCGACGACGCCGGCGGCGACATCACCCTGACCGTCGACCTCTTCGGTTCGTTCGGCTACCAGGAGGCCGGGCTGTACGCCGCCTACGAGGCTTCGCATCCCGGCGTGAAGATCAAGCAGACCGACACCGAGGACGAGCAGGACTACTGGAAGTCGCTGCAGACCCGGCTCGCCGGAGGCGCCGGACTCGCCGACGTCCAGGCCGTGGAGGTCGGCCGGATCGCCTCTGTGACCAGCCAACAGGCGGACAAGTTCGAGGACTTGAACCAGCACGGCGCCGCCTCGCTGAAGAGCTCCTTCGCCGCCGCCAAGTGGTCCGCGGCCACCACCGGGGACGGCCGGGTGCTCGGCCTCGGCACCGACGTCGGTCCCGAGGCCATGTGCTACCGCACCGACCTGCTCCGGCAGGCCGGCCTGCCCACCGACCGCGCCACGCTCGCCCAGCGCTGGTCCACCTGGGACGGCTACCTGGAGCTCGGCCGCCAGTACCGGGCCAAGGCCCCGGCCAAGAGCGCCTGGCTGGACAGCGTCGGCAGCCTGTTCACCGTCATGATCGGCCAGGAAAAGGAGCGCTACTACAACGCCTCCGGCGACCTGGTCTACGACTCCAACCCGGCCGTGAAGACCGCCTGGGACACCTCGGTGCGCGCCGCGCGGGACGGACTGAGCGCGAAGCTCGACCAGTGGTCGCCGCAGTGGAACCAGGCCTTCGCCGCCGGCTCGTTCGCCACGCTCCCCTGCCCCGCGTGGATGCTCGGCTACATCAAGGGCCAGGCGGGCGACAGCGGCAAGGGCAAGTGGGACGTCGCGAAGCTCCCCGGCGGCGCGGGCAACTGGGGCGGCTCGTACCTCACCGTGCCCCGGGCGGCGAAGCACAAGAAGGAGGCGTACCAGCTGATCGCCTGGCTCACCGCGCCCGAGCAACAGGCGAAGCTCTTCCGCAAGCAGGGCAACTTCCCGTCCTCCACCGGCGCGATCGACGCGATCGCCGACGCCACCGACCCGTACTTCTCGGGCGCGCCGATCGGGCAGATCTTCGGCGAGGCGGCGAAGGCCGCTCCGGTGCAGGTGCTCGGCGTCCACGACAAGAACGTCGCCGACCAGATCACCAATGCGCTGAGCGAGGTGGAGCGCAAGGGCACCGCGCCGGACAAGGCCTGGTCGAACGCGCGCAAGGGCGTCGCGAACGCCACCGGCTGA
- a CDS encoding carbohydrate ABC transporter permease, producing the protein MSRPRNRAPRTLAPYAYVTPFFALFAAFGLFPLLYTAFVSLYRVELQTPGDLQWRGLGNYTAILADDYFWTALRNTFTIGVLSTVPQLATALGLAHLLHYKLRGRTFFRTAMLLPYATSVAAATLVFGQLFGRDFGLVNYVVGLVGLGPVDWQNGTLASQVAVSSIVVWRWTGYNALIYLAGMQSIPAELYEAAEVDGASRWRQFVHVTLPGLRPTIVFTVVVSTIGATQLFGEPLLFEGSVSGGISHQYQTLGLYLYEQGWGFFHLGRAAAVAWLMFLLIVVLVGVNALLARRRSREEVRR; encoded by the coding sequence GTGAGCCGCCCGCGCAATCGCGCCCCGCGAACTCTCGCCCCGTACGCCTATGTCACCCCGTTCTTCGCCCTGTTCGCCGCCTTCGGGCTCTTCCCGCTGCTCTACACCGCGTTCGTCTCGCTCTACCGGGTCGAACTGCAGACCCCCGGCGACCTCCAGTGGCGGGGCCTCGGGAACTACACGGCGATCCTCGCCGACGACTACTTCTGGACGGCGCTGCGCAATACGTTCACGATCGGCGTGCTCTCCACCGTCCCGCAGCTCGCGACGGCCCTCGGGCTCGCGCACCTGCTGCACTACAAGCTGCGCGGCCGGACGTTCTTCCGTACCGCGATGCTGCTGCCGTACGCGACCTCGGTGGCCGCGGCCACCCTCGTCTTCGGCCAGCTCTTCGGCCGGGACTTCGGCCTGGTGAACTACGTCGTGGGGTTGGTCGGCCTGGGGCCGGTGGACTGGCAGAACGGCACCCTGGCCTCCCAGGTCGCCGTCTCGTCGATCGTCGTCTGGCGCTGGACCGGCTACAACGCGTTGATCTACCTGGCCGGCATGCAGTCGATCCCGGCCGAGCTGTACGAGGCGGCGGAGGTCGACGGGGCGTCCCGGTGGCGGCAGTTCGTCCATGTCACGCTGCCCGGGCTGCGCCCGACGATCGTCTTCACCGTCGTGGTGTCGACGATCGGCGCGACCCAGCTGTTCGGCGAGCCGCTGCTCTTCGAGGGCTCGGTCTCGGGCGGCATCTCGCACCAGTACCAGACCCTCGGGCTCTACCTGTACGAGCAGGGCTGGGGCTTCTTCCATCTGGGCCGGGCGGCCGCTGTCGCCTGGCTGATGTTCCTGCTGATCGTGGTGCTCGTCGGGGTCAACGCCCTGCTCGCGCGCCGCCGTTCCCGCGAGGAGGTGCGCCGGTGA